In Methanobacterium bryantii, the following proteins share a genomic window:
- a CDS encoding DUF4012 domain-containing protein encodes MSWKKKIAIIILLIFIAGILFVAYEYQTTSSDLNVLEGDHNILILCADPSEKRPGIGAVDMAFVVHTHDGNIENVTPIYPGGMAHPTASPPEYLKETQGVTKLYLHDSLWDANVETGTKLAQEIVQYNTGYKTDVVVVVTPDAIDALINAIGPIYVNGTDVTGSSIAFVRNEQYNENMSRGEAVKSVMNPMIDAIKDKSKFSAFLQAATAQYALGNIVVVPKDAFVKIAIAYGFKSLL; translated from the coding sequence ATGTCATGGAAAAAGAAAATTGCTATTATTATTCTACTTATTTTTATTGCAGGTATTTTATTTGTAGCTTATGAATATCAAACTACGTCTTCAGATCTAAATGTGCTGGAAGGGGATCATAACATACTTATTCTCTGTGCAGACCCTTCAGAAAAGAGGCCGGGTATTGGGGCTGTAGATATGGCTTTTGTAGTCCATACACATGATGGAAATATTGAAAATGTAACGCCAATATATCCTGGCGGTATGGCCCATCCAACTGCTTCACCTCCGGAGTATCTAAAGGAAACACAGGGTGTAACCAAGCTTTATCTCCATGATTCCCTATGGGATGCTAATGTAGAAACTGGAACTAAGCTAGCTCAAGAGATCGTTCAATACAATACTGGTTATAAAACAGATGTTGTTGTAGTGGTAACTCCTGATGCTATAGATGCGTTGATAAATGCTATTGGACCAATATATGTTAATGGCACAGATGTTACGGGTAGTTCTATAGCTTTCGTACGAAATGAACAGTATAATGAAAATATGAGTAGGGGTGAAGCTGTAAAATCTGTTATGAATCCTATGATAGATGCTATAAAGGATAAAAGTAAATTTTCTGCATTTTTACAGGCAGCTACTGCCCAATATGCCTTAGGAAACATAGTAGTTGTACCAAAAGATGCATTTGTAAAGATAGCTATTGCATATGGGTTTAAATCTTTACTTTAA
- a CDS encoding undecaprenyl-phosphate glucose phosphotransferase, whose amino-acid sequence MIRQNQRFFNLALVIIDLMVIVFSLVCAWFVRFQSNLFIHEPNLGFGYYMLSLLVIIPLYILLYSVFGLYTPQRTKSVRSLPVNIIKANVMGLLMLVTFLFIIEQIDYSRYLLALFALFSTVFSSIERIIFRQSLRFIRSKGFNIKYILMVGGGVLGEQVATKLNQREYLGYNIIGFLDDNIEKGHKIANSQVIGNIDDLCDVILTNQIDKVIITISPRHSALLESIIDLCERYGVKAEIVPDYYRYFPAKHYIDMIDDIPIIDIRYVPLDSSFKKIVKRISDLLFAITGIILLSPVLILTAVIIKLSSPGPVIFKQERIGFNRRKFVMYKFRSMKIQDEEAEKNQWTVKDDPRTTKFGSFIRKTSIDELPQLFNILKGDMSLIGPRPERPYFVEKFREEVPDYMIKHHVRPGMSGWAQVHGWRGNTSIKKRIEFDIYYVENWTLILDIKIFLMTLIQGFVNKNAY is encoded by the coding sequence TATAGACCTAATGGTAATCGTATTTTCACTTGTATGTGCATGGTTTGTCCGCTTTCAGAGCAATTTATTTATTCATGAGCCTAATTTAGGTTTTGGGTACTATATGTTATCCCTTTTAGTCATTATACCATTATATATTTTATTATATTCTGTTTTTGGTTTATATACTCCTCAAAGGACTAAAAGCGTTAGATCACTGCCTGTAAATATCATTAAAGCAAATGTTATGGGATTATTAATGCTTGTAACGTTCCTTTTTATAATTGAACAAATTGATTACTCCAGGTATTTACTTGCATTATTTGCCTTATTCAGTACAGTATTTTCCAGTATTGAAAGAATCATATTTAGACAATCACTTCGGTTTATACGCAGCAAGGGTTTTAATATTAAATATATTTTAATGGTAGGGGGAGGAGTACTAGGTGAACAGGTTGCAACTAAACTCAATCAGCGTGAATATCTGGGATATAATATAATTGGATTTTTAGATGATAATATTGAAAAAGGACATAAGATTGCGAATTCTCAAGTAATAGGAAACATTGATGACTTATGTGATGTTATTTTAACAAACCAGATAGATAAGGTAATTATAACAATATCTCCAAGACATTCTGCTCTATTAGAATCTATAATAGATTTATGTGAAAGGTATGGTGTAAAAGCAGAAATTGTACCTGATTATTATAGGTACTTCCCTGCAAAACACTATATCGATATGATAGATGATATTCCAATTATAGATATTAGATACGTTCCTCTTGATAGTTCGTTTAAAAAAATTGTTAAAAGAATTTCAGATCTTTTATTTGCTATAACTGGCATTATACTTCTTTCGCCGGTTCTGATTTTAACAGCGGTTATAATAAAATTAAGTTCTCCGGGACCAGTTATATTTAAACAGGAAAGGATAGGGTTTAACAGGAGGAAATTTGTAATGTATAAGTTCCGTAGTATGAAGATTCAGGACGAAGAAGCAGAAAAAAATCAATGGACAGTTAAAGATGACCCCCGTACCACTAAATTTGGTTCATTTATCCGGAAAACAAGTATTGATGAACTTCCGCAGCTTTTTAACATATTAAAAGGAGATATGAGCTTAATAGGCCCTAGACCTGAGCGCCCTTATTTTGTAGAAAAGTTCCGCGAGGAAGTTCCAGATTACATGATTAAACATCATGTACGTCCTGGGATGAGTGGTTGGGCTCAAGTACATGGGTGGAGAGGAAATACTTCCATCAAAAAACGGATAGAATTTGATATCTATTATGTGGAAAACTGGACTTTAATTTTAGATATAAAAATATTTTTAATGACTTTAATCCAGGGTTTTGTCAATAAGAATGCTTATTAA
- the hemL gene encoding glutamate-1-semialdehyde 2,1-aminomutase gives MKSEELFKEAQNYLPGGVDSPVRAYKPYPFFAKEAKGSKIIDVDGNSYIDYCLAYGPLVLGHANEKIMGKVAEQLKIGSAYGVPTENEIKLAKLVIKKVPCADMVRFVNSGTEATMSAIRLARAATGKKKIIKFEGSYHGAHDYVLVKSGSGAAGLPDSPGVPEDTTKNTVLIPFNDKEAVVDLIEREKNDIAAIIVEPIMGNVGFIPPKEDYLKFLRQITGQNNIILIFDEVITGFRIAEGGAQEYFGVTPDLVTFGKILGGGFPIGALAGKKEFMEMIAPAGTVYQAGTFNGNPVSITAGLAMLNQLNDDFYAESKRKGKMIRTGIQDILSDNNLNFKIVGLSSMFQLYFTDKEVYDYDTAKSADTEKFNQYFQTLLKNGVFIPPSQFECCFISSMHDNEDIQKTLEAVEKAIKV, from the coding sequence ATGAAATCTGAAGAATTATTCAAAGAAGCCCAAAATTATCTTCCAGGAGGAGTAGATTCTCCTGTTAGAGCTTATAAACCATATCCCTTCTTTGCAAAAGAAGCAAAAGGTTCAAAAATAATAGATGTTGATGGAAATTCATATATAGATTACTGCCTCGCATATGGACCTCTCGTTTTAGGTCATGCAAACGAAAAAATAATGGGCAAAGTTGCAGAACAGCTTAAAATTGGTTCAGCATATGGTGTTCCTACAGAAAATGAAATTAAGCTTGCAAAACTTGTAATTAAAAAAGTACCATGTGCCGACATGGTTCGGTTTGTAAATTCAGGTACAGAAGCAACAATGAGTGCAATAAGACTCGCAAGAGCAGCCACCGGTAAAAAAAAGATCATCAAATTTGAAGGGTCCTATCACGGAGCACATGATTACGTTCTCGTAAAATCAGGTTCTGGAGCTGCAGGATTGCCAGATTCACCAGGCGTGCCAGAAGATACAACAAAAAATACAGTTTTAATACCTTTTAACGATAAAGAAGCTGTGGTAGATTTAATAGAAAGAGAAAAAAATGACATTGCAGCCATAATTGTAGAACCCATAATGGGAAATGTAGGTTTTATTCCCCCAAAAGAAGACTATTTAAAATTTTTACGTCAAATAACAGGTCAAAATAATATTATCTTAATATTTGATGAAGTTATCACTGGTTTTAGAATAGCTGAAGGTGGAGCTCAAGAATATTTCGGAGTAACTCCAGATCTTGTAACTTTCGGTAAAATTCTTGGTGGAGGATTCCCTATCGGTGCTTTAGCAGGTAAAAAAGAGTTTATGGAAATGATAGCTCCAGCGGGCACTGTTTATCAGGCAGGGACATTTAATGGAAATCCCGTGTCAATTACTGCAGGACTTGCAATGTTAAACCAGCTTAATGATGATTTTTATGCAGAATCAAAAAGAAAAGGAAAGATGATAAGAACTGGAATTCAAGATATACTCTCTGATAATAATCTGAACTTTAAAATAGTTGGTTTAAGCTCCATGTTCCAGTTATACTTTACAGATAAAGAAGTATATGATTATGACACTGCTAAATCTGCAGACACTGAAAAGTTCAACCAGTATTTCCAGACTTTACTTAAAAATGGAGTTTTTATCCCACCATCACAGTTTGAATGCTGTTTCATATCATCCATGCATGATAATGAAGATATTCAAAAAACACTGGAAGCTGTAGAAAAAGCAATAAAAGTTTAA